CAACGTCTCGGGAATCACGTACGGTTCGGTCTCGTCTGCGACGCTCGGCTACTGGGTCTCTGAGCGGTTCGCGGGGCGCGATGTGACCCCGACGGGCGTCGCTCTCGTGACGGACTACTGTTTTGAGCGGCTCGGTCTGCACCGAATGGAGATCTGCATTCGCCCGTCGAACGCGCCGAGCCTGCGCGTCGTCGAGAAGCTCGGCTTTCGCTACGAAGGAATGCGCCGTCGGTACATTCACATCAACGGAGAGTGGGCCGACCACTTCTGCTTTGCTCTCGTGCGCGAAGAGCTCAACGAGTCGCTCCTCACGCGATGGCTCGGCAGGCGTGTGCCGCCAGATGCCTGTGTGATCCCCGAGGCGGACCGGCTGGCAGCGTCAGCGCCGCTTCGCATCTATCCGACTCGGTGAGGATGCTGG
This DNA window, taken from Paramicrobacterium agarici, encodes the following:
- a CDS encoding GNAT family N-acetyltransferase, which codes for MVAPLPTLEHGRIGLRPIKVRDSKVLERELLGNRTWLRAWEATNPYGAGSFDVRGSIRSLLAQSRQGTGLPFVLEYDGEFAGQLNVSGITYGSVSSATLGYWVSERFAGRDVTPTGVALVTDYCFERLGLHRMEICIRPSNAPSLRVVEKLGFRYEGMRRRYIHINGEWADHFCFALVREELNESLLTRWLGRRVPPDACVIPEADRLAASAPLRIYPTR